Proteins encoded together in one Lathamus discolor isolate bLatDis1 chromosome 3, bLatDis1.hap1, whole genome shotgun sequence window:
- the DIPK2A gene encoding divergent protein kinase domain 2A isoform X4, with the protein MVAVNYVGEELWSYFNAPWEKRVDLAWQLMEIAEQLTNNDFEFALYLLDVSFDNFAVGPRDGKVIIVDAENVLVADKRLIRQNKPENWDVWYESKFDDCDKEACLSFSKEILCARVTVDHNYYAICQNLLSRHATWRGTSGGLLHDPPAEIAKDGRLEALLDECANPKKRYGRFQAAKELREYLAQLSNNVR; encoded by the exons ATGGTGGCTGTCAATTACGTTGGAGAAGAACTGTGGAGTTACTTTAATGCACCATGGGAGAAACGAGTGGATCTGGCCTGGCAATTAATGGAAATAGCTGAGCAGCTAACAAATAATGACTTTGAATTTGCACTCTACCTCCTTGATGTCAGCTTTGACAACTTTGCAGTTGGACCAAGAGATGGGAAAGTTATCATTGTAGATGCAGAAAATGTTCTGGTAGCAGACAAAAGGTTAATCAGACAGA ATAAACCTGAAAACTGGGATGTATGGTATGAAAGCAAATTTGATGACTGTGATAAAGAAGCTTGTCTGTCCTTCTCAAAAGAGATTCTTTGTGCTCGTGTCACTGTGGACCACAATTATTATGCTATTTGTCAGAACCTTTTATCAAGACATGCCACGTGGCGTGGCACTTCTGGAGGACTACTTCATGACCCGCCAGctgaaattgccaaagatggccgACTTGAGGCCTTGCTGGATGAGTGTGCCAACCCAAAGAAGCGATATGGTAGATTCCAAGCTGCAAAAGAACTGCGAGAATACCTTGCACAATTGAGTAACAATGTGAGGTAG
- the DIPK2A gene encoding divergent protein kinase domain 2A isoform X2 — protein MITTSFPSDEGWPFAKYLGACGRMVAVNYVGEELWSYFNAPWEKRVDLAWQLMEIAEQLTNNDFEFALYLLDVSFDNFAVGPRDGKVIIVDAENVLVADKRLIRQNKPENWDVWYESKFDDCDKEACLSFSKEILCARVTVDHNYYAICQNLLSRHATWRGTSGGLLHDPPAEIAKDGRLEALLDECANPKKRYGRFQAAKELREYLAQLSNNVR, from the exons AGTTTTCCATCTGATGAGGGTTGGCCGTTTGCAAAGTACTTAGGAGCATGCGGAAGAATGGTGGCTGTCAATTACGTTGGAGAAGAACTGTGGAGTTACTTTAATGCACCATGGGAGAAACGAGTGGATCTGGCCTGGCAATTAATGGAAATAGCTGAGCAGCTAACAAATAATGACTTTGAATTTGCACTCTACCTCCTTGATGTCAGCTTTGACAACTTTGCAGTTGGACCAAGAGATGGGAAAGTTATCATTGTAGATGCAGAAAATGTTCTGGTAGCAGACAAAAGGTTAATCAGACAGA ATAAACCTGAAAACTGGGATGTATGGTATGAAAGCAAATTTGATGACTGTGATAAAGAAGCTTGTCTGTCCTTCTCAAAAGAGATTCTTTGTGCTCGTGTCACTGTGGACCACAATTATTATGCTATTTGTCAGAACCTTTTATCAAGACATGCCACGTGGCGTGGCACTTCTGGAGGACTACTTCATGACCCGCCAGctgaaattgccaaagatggccgACTTGAGGCCTTGCTGGATGAGTGTGCCAACCCAAAGAAGCGATATGGTAGATTCCAAGCTGCAAAAGAACTGCGAGAATACCTTGCACAATTGAGTAACAATGTGAGGTAG
- the DIPK2A gene encoding divergent protein kinase domain 2A isoform X3, which produces MAQSFPSDEGWPFAKYLGACGRMVAVNYVGEELWSYFNAPWEKRVDLAWQLMEIAEQLTNNDFEFALYLLDVSFDNFAVGPRDGKVIIVDAENVLVADKRLIRQNKPENWDVWYESKFDDCDKEACLSFSKEILCARVTVDHNYYAICQNLLSRHATWRGTSGGLLHDPPAEIAKDGRLEALLDECANPKKRYGRFQAAKELREYLAQLSNNVR; this is translated from the exons AGTTTTCCATCTGATGAGGGTTGGCCGTTTGCAAAGTACTTAGGAGCATGCGGAAGAATGGTGGCTGTCAATTACGTTGGAGAAGAACTGTGGAGTTACTTTAATGCACCATGGGAGAAACGAGTGGATCTGGCCTGGCAATTAATGGAAATAGCTGAGCAGCTAACAAATAATGACTTTGAATTTGCACTCTACCTCCTTGATGTCAGCTTTGACAACTTTGCAGTTGGACCAAGAGATGGGAAAGTTATCATTGTAGATGCAGAAAATGTTCTGGTAGCAGACAAAAGGTTAATCAGACAGA ATAAACCTGAAAACTGGGATGTATGGTATGAAAGCAAATTTGATGACTGTGATAAAGAAGCTTGTCTGTCCTTCTCAAAAGAGATTCTTTGTGCTCGTGTCACTGTGGACCACAATTATTATGCTATTTGTCAGAACCTTTTATCAAGACATGCCACGTGGCGTGGCACTTCTGGAGGACTACTTCATGACCCGCCAGctgaaattgccaaagatggccgACTTGAGGCCTTGCTGGATGAGTGTGCCAACCCAAAGAAGCGATATGGTAGATTCCAAGCTGCAAAAGAACTGCGAGAATACCTTGCACAATTGAGTAACAATGTGAGGTAG